Proteins found in one Labrus bergylta chromosome 8, fLabBer1.1, whole genome shotgun sequence genomic segment:
- the LOC110000821 gene encoding histone H1-like, translated as MAEEAPAVAAPVVKAPKKKAAPKPKSDGPPLPTLIISAVAESKERKGVSLSAVKKALAAKGVDVVKANKRINSAVVKLVTNGTLAQTKGSGASGSFKLAKKEPKAAKPAAKKVAKKAPAKAKKPAAKKATPKKTPVKKVAVKKSPKKVAAKKTPVKKATKKPAAKSPKKAAPKKVVKKTPVKKTPTKKTAAKKTAAKKAKK; from the coding sequence ATGGCAGAAGAAGCACCAGCAGTAGCAGCCCCGGTGGTGAAAGCCCCGAAGAAGAAAGCGGCTCCCAAGCCAAAGTCTGATGGACCCCCCCTCCCGACGCTCATCATCAGCGCTGTGGCTGAGTCCAAAGAGCGCAAAGGTGTGTCCTTATCGGCCGTCAAGAAGGCACTGGCCGCTAAAGGTGTGGATGTGGTCAAGGCTAACAAACGCATCAACTCCGCCGTGGTAAAGCTGGTAACAAACGGAACTTTGGCACAGACTAAAGGCAGTGGTGCCTCCGGATCTTTCAAGCTCGCAAAGAAAGAGCCCAAAGCCGCCAAACCAGCAGCGAAGAAGGTCGCAAAGAAAGCTCCAGCCAAGGCAAAGAAGCCCGCAGCAAAGAAAGCTACACCCAAGAAGACTCCAGTCAAGAAAGTAGCAGTCAAGAAGTCCCCGAAGAAGGTAGCAGCTAAGAAAACCCCGGTCAAGAAGGCAACCAAAAAGCCTGCTGCAAAGAGTCCCAAGAAGGCTGCTCCCAAGAAAGTGGTCAAGAAGACTCCAGTGAAGAAAActccaacaaagaaaacagcagcaaagaagaCTGCAGCCAAGAAGGCCAAGAAGTAA
- the LOC110000835 gene encoding histone H2B-like: MPETVKAPKKGSKKAVSKATKTGKKRRKSRKESYAIYVYKVLKQVHPDTGISSKAMGIMNSFVSDIFERIAGESSRLAQYNKRSTITSREIQTAVRLLLPGELAKHAVSEGTKAVTKYTSSK, from the coding sequence ATGCCTGAAACTGTGAAAGCGCCCAAGAAGGGCTCAAAGAAAGCCGTCTCTAAGGCCACCAAGACcggaaagaagaggagaaagtccAGGAAGGAGAGCTATGCCATCTACGTCTACAAGGTCCTGAAGCAGGTCCATCCCGACACCGGTATCTCCTCCAAGGCTATGGGCATCATGAACTCGTTCGTGAGCGACATCTTTGAGCGCATCGCCGGGGAGTCCTCCCGTCTGGCTCAATACAACAAGCGCTCCACCATCACCTCCAGGGAGATCCAGACCGCTGTCCGCCTGCTGCTGCCCGGTGAGCTGGCTAAACACGCCGTGTCTGAGGGCACCAAGGCTGTGACCAAGTACACCAGCTCCAAGTAA
- the LOC110000826 gene encoding histone H3, with protein MARTKQTARKSTGGKAPRKQLATKAARKSAPATGGVKKPHRYRPGTVALREIRRYQKSTELLIRKLPFQRLVREIAQDFKTDLRFQSSAVMALQEASEAYLVGLFEDTNLCAIHAKRVTIMPKDIQLARRIRGERA; from the coding sequence ATGGCAAGAACCAAGCAGACCGCTCGTAAGTCCACAGGAGGCAAAGCTCCCAGGAAGCAGCTGGCCACCAAGGCTGCCCGTAAGAGCGCCCCGGCCACCGGCGGCGTCAAGAAGCCCCATCGTTACAGGCCCGGTACCGTGGCTCTCAGAGAGATCCGTCGTTACCAGAAATCCACCGAGCTGCTCATCCGCAAGCTGCCCTTCCAGCGTCTGGTCCGTGAGATCGCTCAGGACTTCAAGACCGACCTGCGCTTCCAGAGCTCCGCTGTCATGGCTCTGCAGGAGGCCAGCGAGGCTTACCTGGTCGGTCTCTTCGAGGACACCAACCTCTGCGCCATCCACGCCAAGAGGGTCACCATCATGCCCAAAGACATCCAGCTGGCCAGAAGGATCCGCGGAGAGAGAGCTTAA